The following are encoded together in the Actinobacillus lignieresii genome:
- a CDS encoding ribonucleoside-diphosphate reductase subunit alpha, with the protein MTYSNSRPDFEWLNEDSRLFLQRGYLLEGTTALDRIRFIAEHAERKLGIEGYADKFYHYMGRGYFSLSSPIWSNFGLDRGLPISCFGSYIGDSIHEIMVTTAEVGMMSKIGGGTSAYFGDIRPRGSAIRNNGKSDGSFNFSKLFDTVIDVISQGTSRKGQFAGYIDIEHGDIDEWLDIHTEGNPIQLMYYGVCVGHDWLESMKAGDPYKRQLWAKLLQRKTETGIPYLFFKDNANAGRPDVYKDKNMTVHASNLCTEIMLPSSSDESFVCCLSSMNLLYFDEWKDTDAPEVLTYFLDVVMSEFIEKSKDMPFLERANRFATRHRALGLGVLGWHSYLQSHNIAFDSFQAMQKNNLIFKTLQEKTLKASQELAKRFGEPELLKGYGRRNTTLMSIAPTKSSSFILGSVSPSVEPFKSNYYVKDLAKIKTVYKNPFLEKLLKEKGLDTEEIWESILHNDGSVQHLEQLTDEEKEVFKTFSEISQLSVIQQAAQRQKYIDQGQSINIMVHPATPARDLNQLYLTAEELGLKSIYYQYSMSAAQVFNRNLLSCSSCEG; encoded by the coding sequence ATGACTTATTCTAATTCTCGTCCTGATTTTGAATGGCTGAACGAAGACAGCCGCTTATTTTTACAACGTGGTTATTTACTTGAAGGAACCACCGCATTAGATCGTATCCGTTTTATCGCAGAACACGCCGAACGTAAACTCGGTATTGAAGGCTATGCGGATAAATTTTATCACTATATGGGACGCGGTTATTTCTCGCTTTCCTCACCGATTTGGTCGAACTTCGGTTTAGATCGCGGGTTACCGATTTCTTGCTTCGGTAGTTATATCGGCGACTCAATTCATGAAATTATGGTCACGACCGCCGAAGTCGGTATGATGAGTAAAATCGGAGGCGGTACGTCGGCTTATTTCGGTGATATTCGTCCGCGCGGTTCGGCAATCAGAAATAACGGTAAATCGGACGGTTCGTTTAACTTTAGTAAACTATTCGATACCGTTATTGATGTTATTTCTCAAGGTACGTCACGTAAAGGACAATTTGCCGGCTATATCGATATCGAACACGGCGATATTGACGAATGGCTAGATATTCATACCGAAGGTAATCCGATCCAATTAATGTACTATGGCGTATGTGTCGGTCATGATTGGTTGGAGTCAATGAAAGCGGGCGATCCGTATAAACGCCAGCTTTGGGCGAAATTGTTACAACGTAAAACCGAAACGGGTATTCCGTATTTATTCTTTAAAGATAATGCGAATGCCGGTCGTCCGGACGTATATAAAGATAAAAATATGACGGTACACGCTTCGAACTTATGTACCGAAATTATGTTGCCGTCAAGCTCGGACGAAAGTTTCGTTTGTTGTTTATCTTCAATGAACCTGCTTTATTTTGATGAGTGGAAAGATACCGATGCACCGGAAGTATTAACTTACTTCTTAGACGTGGTAATGAGCGAGTTTATCGAGAAAAGTAAAGATATGCCGTTCTTAGAGCGTGCGAATCGCTTTGCGACTCGTCACCGTGCGTTAGGTTTGGGCGTATTGGGCTGGCACAGTTATTTACAATCGCATAATATTGCGTTTGACAGCTTCCAAGCGATGCAGAAAAACAATTTAATCTTTAAAACGCTGCAAGAGAAAACCTTAAAGGCTTCGCAAGAATTAGCGAAACGTTTCGGTGAACCGGAACTTTTAAAAGGTTATGGTCGTCGTAATACCACTCTAATGAGTATCGCACCGACTAAATCAAGCAGTTTTATTTTAGGTAGCGTATCGCCGTCGGTCGAGCCGTTTAAATCTAACTACTATGTAAAAGATTTAGCGAAAATCAAAACCGTGTATAAAAACCCGTTCTTAGAGAAATTACTTAAGGAAAAAGGTTTGGATACGGAAGAAATTTGGGAATCGATTTTACATAATGACGGCTCCGTACAGCATTTGGAACAATTAACCGACGAAGAAAAAGAAGTATTTAAAACTTTCTCTGAAATCAGTCAGTTAAGCGTGATTCAGCAAGCGGCACAACGTCAGAAATATATCGACCAAGGTCAAAGTA